One window of the Rosa rugosa chromosome 3, drRosRugo1.1, whole genome shotgun sequence genome contains the following:
- the LOC133740045 gene encoding UDP-glucose flavonoid 3-O-glucosyltransferase 7-like — protein MRLCSSPNNISSIYIYIYIYILQSKLVSVRTKQHSLATQVLSCNSLFMLVKSMPDIINTQSIRVLSLISISTSLPSSLLCFLCAYCITAILLQVPMETRTDHQLHIFFLPYMASGHTLPLMDIAKLFASRGVKATIITTTVNATILSKPIQTSKNLGFEIELLVFKFPSAEVGLPDGIETSSSATTQEMKEKFYKAMNLIEPKVEQILDQHRPDFLIADSLFHWATDVAAKFGIPRLIFHGTGFFPMCASMSVMEYQPQLKVSSDSESFVIPNLPDEITTTRNEIPSFLKADGKTEFIKLVKASREAEKKSYGIIVNSFYELEPDYADHYRKVLGNKSWHVGPVSLCNKVEKDKSERGRGGSVDGVHECLNWLNSKTPNSVVYICFGSLTNFGDCQLLEIALALEASQQQFIWVVKKEKNDKEMWVPEGFEQRMEGNGLIVRGWAPQLLILEHEAVGAFVTHCGWNSILEGVSAGVPMITWPVSAEQFYNEKLVTQLLGIGVAVGAEKWAAVEDDNVKSEASVKREAIEKAVTEIMMGDEAEGMRNRAKVLREMARRAVIEGGSSFSDLTALVEELRSFGY, from the coding sequence ATGCGATTGTGCTCATCACCCAACAATatttcatctatatatatatatatatatatatatatattgcagtCCAAacttgtttcagttcgtaccaAACAACATAGTCTTGCCACCCAAGTTTTGTCTTGCAATTCTCTTTTTATGCTAGTGAAGTCAATGCCTGATATTATTAATACCCAGTCTATCCGTGTGTTGTCTCTCATTTCAATTTCTACTTCTTTACCATCTTCATTATTGTGTTTTCTGTGTGCATATTGCATAACAGCTATTCTCTTGCAAGTGCCCATGGAAACTAGAACTGATCACCAGCTTCACATTTTCTTCCTTCCATATATGGCTTCAGGCCACACTTTACCCCTCATGGACATAGCCAAACTATTTGCTTCACGTGGTGTAAAAGCCACCATAATAACCACCACTGTCAATGCAACAATTCTATCCAAACCAATACAAACAAGCAAAAATTTGggttttgaaattgaacttcTTGTCTTCAAATTCCCATCTGCTGAAGTAGGGTTGCCTGACGGAATTGAAACCTCTAGCTCAGCAACAACCCAAGAGATGAAGGAAAAGTTTTATAAAGCTATGAATCTGATTGAACCAAAGGTAGAGCAGATTTTAGACCAACATCGCCCTGACTTCCTTATTGCAGACTCTCTGTTTCATTGGGCTACTGATGTTGCTGCCAAGTTTGGGATTCCAAGGCTCATCTTCCATGGAACTGGTTTTTTCCCCATGTGTGCTTCAATGAGTGTGATGGAGTACCAACCTCAGTTGAAGGTTTCATCTGATTCAGAATCTTTtgtcattcctaatctcccagaTGAGATCACAACGACCAGAAACGAAATACCATCTTTTCTTAAAGCAGATGGCAAGACAGAATTCATCAAGTTGGTAAAAGCATCCAGAGAAGCTGAGAAGAAGAGCTATGGGATTATTGTTAACAGCTTCTATGAACTTGAACCGGATTATGCAGATCACTATAGGAAGGTGTTGGGGAATAAATCATGGCATGTCGGCCCCGTTTCCTTATGCAACAAGGTAGAGAAAGATAAATCAGAGAGGGGAAGGGGAGGCTCTGTTGATGGAGTACACGAGTGCTTGAACTGGCTTAATTCTAAGACACCCAATTCAgttgtatatatatgttttggaaGCCTGACCAATTTCGGTGATTGTCAGCTCCTAGAAATTGCCTTGGCTCTAGAGGCTTCTCAGCAGCAATTCATTTGGGTtgtgaagaaagaaaagaatgatAAAGAAATGTGGGTGCCTGAAGGGTTTGAGCAGAGAATGGAAGGTAATGGATTGATTGTAAGAGGTTGGGCTCCCCAACTACTCATTCTTGAGCATGAGGCAGTTGGGGCCTTCGTGACTCATTGTGGGTGGAATTCTATCCTTGAAGGTGTCTCCGCTGGGGTGCCAATGATCACGTGGCCAGTGTCTGCAGAGCAGTTTTACAATGAGAAGTTGGTTACTCAGTTACTTGGGATTGGGGTTGCTGTTGGTGCTGAAAAGTGGGCTGCAGTTGAGGATGATAATGTGAAGAGTGAAGCCAGTGTGAAGAGGGAGGCCATAGAGAAGGCTGTGACGGAAATCATGATGGGTGATGAAGCAGAGGGAATGAGAAACAGAGCTAAAGTGCTCCGAGAGATGGCAAGGAGGGCAGTTATAGAAGGCGGTTCATCATTCTCGGATTTAACAGCTCTAGTTGAAGAATTGAGGTCCTTTGGGTATTGA
- the LOC133740046 gene encoding UDP-glucose flavonoid 3-O-glucosyltransferase 7-like, which yields METKSHQQLHIFFFPFMAQGHSVPAIEIAKQFASYSVKCTIITTPLNAPQFSKATQRRKILGFDYEIELLLLKFPSVEAGLPQECESFSLATTQEMELKFFKAVTLLQPQLEQILDQHRPHCLVADALFPWATNVAAKFGIPSLLFHGTGFFSLCASMSMIIHQPHLKLSSDSESFSIPNFPFEMKMTGSQIPAYLKLNIENEFTKLFKLSKDAEERSYGVIVNSFYELEPDYADHYRKMFGRKTWHIGPVSLYNKAAEDKVERGCMESSIEEVHQCLYWLNSKKPKTVVYACFGSLTNFSDSQLLEIAVGLEASGQEFIWVVKKEEKDKEEWLPEGFEQRMEGKGLIIRGWAPQVLILEHEAVGGFVTHCGWNSILEGVSVGVPMITWPVSAEQIFNEKLVTEILRTGVAVGAQQWGTVADESVKMEASVKREAIEEAVSQMMVGDEALAMRSRAKELGKMARRAVEEGGSSFKDLSALISELRSLSS from the coding sequence ATGGAAACTAAATCCCATCAGCAGCTTCacattttcttctttccttttatgGCTCAAGGACACAGCGTACCTGCCATAGAGATAGCCAAACAATTTGCGTCTTACTCAGTAAAATGCACCATAATAACCACGCCTCTCAATGCACCACAATTTTCCAAAGCGACCCAAAGAAGGAAAATATTGGGGTTTGATTATGAAATCGAACTTCTACTCCTGAAGTTCCCCTCTGTTGAGGCTGGGTTGCCACAAGAATGTGAGAGTTTTAGCTTGGCTACGACACAAGAGATGGAGCTAAAATTCTTCAAGGCCGTCACTTTGCTTCAACCACAACTTGAGCAGATTTTGGACCAACACCGTCCTCATTGTCTCGTTGCTGATGCCTTGTTTCCTTGGGCTACAAATGTTGCTGCAAAATTTGGAATTCCAAGCCTTCTCTTTCATGGAACCGGTTTTTTCTCCTTGTGTGCTTCAATGAGTATGATAATACATCAACCTCACTTGAAGTTGTCATCTGATTCAGAGTCTTTTTCCATTCCTAATTTCCCATTTGAGATGAAGATGACAGGAAGCCAAATACCAGCTTATTTAAAGCTGAATATTGAAAATGAATTCACCAAGTTGTTTAAATTATCCAAGGACGCTGAGGAAAGGAGCTATGGGGTTATTGTTAACAGCTTCTATGAACTTGAACCAGATTATGCAGATCACTATAGGAAGATGTTTGGGAGGAAGACATGGCATATAGGCCCGGTGTCACTGTACAACAAGGCAGCCGAAGATAAAGTAGAGAGGGGATGCATGGAAAGTTCCATTGAGGAAGTGCACCAGTGCTTATATTGGCTTAATTCTAAGAAACCCAAGACAGttgtttatgcatgttttggAAGCCTGACCAATTTCAGTGATTCTCAGCTTCTGGAAATTGCAGTGGGGCTAGAGGCTAGCGGGCAAGAGTTCATTTGggttgtgaagaaagaagagaaagataAAGAAGAGTGGTTGCCTGAAGGGTTTGAGCAGAGAATGGAAGGTAAGGGACTCATTATAAGAGGCTGGGCTCCCCAAGTGCTGATTCTTGAGCATGAAGCAGTTGGAGGCTTTGTGACTCATTGTGGGTGGAACTCAATCCTTGAAGGAGTGTCTGTTGGTGTGCCAATGATCACATGGCCAGTCTCGGCTGAGCAGATTTTTAATGAAAAGTTGGTGACTGAGATACTTAGAACTGGTGTTGCTGTTGGTGCTCAGCAATGGGGTACAGTTGCAGATGAAAGTGTGAAGATGGAGGCTAGTGTAAAGAGGGAGGCAATAGAAGAGGCTGTGAGTCAAATGATGGTGGGGGATGAAGCATTGGCAATGAGAAGCAGAGCTAAAGAGCTAGGAAAGATGGCAAGGAGGGCAGTTGAAGAAGGCGGTTCATCATTCAAGGATTTAAGTGCTCTAATTTCTGAGTTGAGGTCCCTTTCGTCTTGA